The Dioscorea cayenensis subsp. rotundata cultivar TDr96_F1 chromosome 19, TDr96_F1_v2_PseudoChromosome.rev07_lg8_w22 25.fasta, whole genome shotgun sequence genome includes a window with the following:
- the LOC120283690 gene encoding uncharacterized protein LOC120283690: MYMMLRVVLSVLLWIVLVVLSVVMLIFGFVIMMLLVMFWVGFMMVRVGVMILWLVLMIDNDEYRKLQEKIENCHSFVNTIITFHHIMQRVVLMILSSMSRMLRNQLKKKMARVRDNLTKLQERLEMAYRKLEYADEEMMIVPHGTTNTLFHNLRAVSNDLQDISDELSKLEDKLATMDYEEHWLSLFINVYQHLIYFPPQIKSQNKTLKIIGSRLEEIFK, encoded by the exons atgtatatgaTGTTGCGGGTTGTGCTCTCGGTGTTGTTGTGGATTGTGTTAGTTGTGTTGTCCGTTGTTATGTTAATATTTGGCTTTGTTATTATGATGTTGCTGGTCATGTTTTGGGTTGGTTTTATGATGGTGCGGGTTGGTGTTATGATATTGTGGTTAGTTCTTATGATCGATAATGATGAATACAGGAAGTtgcaagaaaagatagaaaaCTGCCATTCCTTTGTTAATACAATAATTACCTTTCATCATATAATGCAACGGGTTGTTCTTATGATATTGTCGAGCATGTCGCGGATGTTGCGGAATCAGCTGAAGAAGAAAATGGCGAGAGTGAGGGATAATCTCACGAAGTTACAAGAAAGGCTAGAAATGGCCTACCGCAAGTTGGAGTATGCTGATGAGGAGATGATGATTGTCCCTCATGGCACCACCAACACCTTGTTTCATAATTTGAGAGCTGTTTCTAATGACTTGCAAGACATCAGTGATGAATTATCTAAGCTTGAGGATAAATTGGCGACAATGGATTACGAG GAACACTGGCTTTCTCTTTTCATTAATGTATACCAGCACCTGATCTATTTTCCCCCACAAATTAAGAGTCAAAATAAAACTCTTAAAATTATTGGCTCTAGATTGGAAGAGATTTTCAAATAA
- the LOC120283687 gene encoding pentatricopeptide repeat-containing protein At1g26460, mitochondrial-like isoform X1, translating to MAAVLARARFLLSRTMLNPSLPLRYISSSPFLSQEPQLQESPAASPLPPNPSIGSPFYNENWRHPTPSPGAAVAQSIVPLGIGAQSSVRMMAFSQTLDAASLMNVFADWMASQRWSDLKQLFEFWIRSLDATGKLNTPDVNIYNHYLRANLMMGASPGELLDLVVQMQDYQITPNTASYNLVLKAMHQTRESEAAEKLIDRMLQTGTAPDDESYNLVIGLLITMNQIDLALRYMDLTLKSGYMVSMNVFTDCVRCCVTAGRLDVLASIIEKCKTTEQNKSLCPPWNLCNYIADVALQADHSKLAFFALEFLARWIARGENARPPVLLSVDEGLVVSAFGTSGRTYNSTLLDAAWSILRRSLRQKRAPNPETYLSKIYSHASLGQLQRAFSTLSEFENAYGNSGEAEEELFSPFTSLYPLVVACCKNGFSTLDSVYVQLENLSNADPPYKSVAALNCVILGCANIWDLDRAYETFEAIGGKLGMAPDIHSYNALICAFGKLKKTSEASKVFEHLVSLGVKPNATTFALLVDAHLINRDQKAALSVIDDMQVKSGLAPSKETLKKVRRRCSREMDFDSDEKVQSLARQFNYRMGGEFRREMLYNLEYSTEY from the exons ATGGCGGCGGTTCTCGCTCGTGCTCGCTTCTTACTCTCTAGAACCATGCTGAATCCCAGCCTTCCTCTTCGCtacatttcttcttctcctttcctCTCCCAAGAGCCCCAACTCCAGGAGTCGCCGGCGGCATCGCCACTTCCGCCGAACCCGTCGATCGGAAGCCCATTCTACAATGAGAACTGGAGACACCCGACCCCCTCGCCTGGCGCAGCTGTTGCTCAGTCAATCGTTCCTTTGGGGATCGGCGCTCAATCCTCTGTGCGAATGATGGCCTTCTCTCAGACCCTCGATGCCGCCAGCCTTATGAACGTCTTCGCCGACTGGATGGCGTCGCAGCGATGGTCTGATCTCAAGCAGCTCTTCGAGTTCTGGATCCGATCCCTCGATGCAACTGGGAAGCTGAACACGCCCGACGTGAATATCTATAACCATTACTTGAGGGCTAATCTCATGATGGGGGCCTCCCCCGGGGAGTTGTTGGATCTCGTGGTGCAGATGCAGGACTACCAAATTACGCCCAACACTGCGTCATATAATCTAGTGCTTAAGGCCATGCACCAAACTCGGGAGAGCGAGGCCGCTGAGAAGCTCATCGATCG GATGCTGCAGACAGGCACTGCACCAGATGATGAATCATATAATTTGGTTATTGGCCTGCTTATTACGATGAATCAGATTGATTTAGCCCTGAGGTACATGGATTTGACACTGAAATCTGGGTACATGGTGTCAATGAATGTGTTCACAGACTGTGTTCGGTGTTGTGTTACTGCTGGGAGATTGGATGTATTGGCATCAATAATAGAGAAATGCAAG aCAACTGAACAGAACAAATCCCTGTGCCCACCGTGGAATTTGTGTAACTACATCGCCGATGTTGCGTTGCAAGCAGATCATAGCAAATTGGCATTCTTTGCCTTGGAATTTCTTGCTCGGTGGATTGCTCGTGGTGAAAATGCAAGACCACCTGTTCTGCTTTCAGTGGATGAAGGGTTAGTTGTGTCGGCATTTGGTACTTCTGGCAGAACCTATAATTCAACTCTATTAGATGCTGCTTGGTCAATCCTGAGGCGCTCATTGCGTCAAAAGAGGGCTCCAAACCCAGAAACTTACCTCTCAAAAATATATTCGCATGCATCACTGGGACAGCTTCAACGTGCTTTTAGTACCCTCAGTGAATTTGAAAATGCTTATGGAAATTCCGGTGAAGCTGAAGAGGAGCTGTTTTCCCCGTTCACCTCTTTATACCCACTGGTTGTTGCTTGCTGCAAAAATGGCTTCTCAACATTGGACTCG GTGTATGTTCAACTAGAGAATTTGAGCAATGCAGATCCTCCATACAAATCTGTTGCCGCACTCAACTGTGTAATCCTTGGCTGTGCCAATATATGGGACCTTGATAGAGCCTATGAGACTTTTGAGGCCATCGGCGGGAAGCTTGGAATGGCACCAGACATCCATTCTTATAATGCTTTAATTTGTGCATTCGGAAAGCTTAAAAAG ACATCCGAAGCCTCAAAGGTGTTTGAGCATCTAGTAAGCCTGGGTGTGAAGCCGAATGCCACCACATTTGCATTGCTTGTTGATGCGCATCTTATCAACCGAGACCAAAAGGCCGCCCTCTCTGTAATAGATGACATG CAGGTCAAGTCTGGTTTGGCTCCTTCCAAAGAGACACTGAAGAAGGTGAGGAGGCGCTGTTCGCGAGAGATGGACTTTGATAGTGACGAAAAGGTTCAGTCGCTCGCTCGGCAGTTTAATTACAGGATGGGCGGCGAATTTCGCAGGGAGATGCTTTACAATCTGGAATACAGTACTGAGTACTAG
- the LOC120283687 gene encoding pentatricopeptide repeat-containing protein At1g26460, mitochondrial-like isoform X2, with protein sequence MAAVLARARFLLSRTMLNPSLPLRYISSSPFLSQEPQLQESPAASPLPPNPSIGSPFYNENWRHPTPSPGAAVAQSIVPLGIGAQSSVRMMAFSQTLDAASLMNVFADWMASQRWSDLKQLFEFWIRSLDATGKLNTPDVNIYNHYLRANLMMGASPGELLDLVVQMQDYQITPNTASYNLVLKAMHQTRESEAAEKLIDRMLQTGTAPDDESYNLVIGLLITMNQIDLALRYMDLTLKSGYMVSMNVFTDCVRCCVTAGRLDVLASIIEKCKTTEQNKSLCPPWNLCNYIADVALQADHSKLAFFALEFLARWIARGENARPPVLLSVDEGLVVSAFGTSGRTYNSTLLDAAWSILRRSLRQKRAPNPETYLSKIYSHASLGQLQRAFSTLSEFENAYGNSGEAEEELFSPFTSLYPLVVACCKNGFSTLDSVYVQLENLSNADPPYKSVAALNCVILGCANIWDLDRAYETFEAIGGKLGMAPDIHSYNALICAFGKLKKTSEASKVFEHLVSLGVKPNATTFALLVDAHLINRDQKAALSVIDDMVKSGLAPSKETLKKVRRRCSREMDFDSDEKVQSLARQFNYRMGGEFRREMLYNLEYSTEY encoded by the exons ATGGCGGCGGTTCTCGCTCGTGCTCGCTTCTTACTCTCTAGAACCATGCTGAATCCCAGCCTTCCTCTTCGCtacatttcttcttctcctttcctCTCCCAAGAGCCCCAACTCCAGGAGTCGCCGGCGGCATCGCCACTTCCGCCGAACCCGTCGATCGGAAGCCCATTCTACAATGAGAACTGGAGACACCCGACCCCCTCGCCTGGCGCAGCTGTTGCTCAGTCAATCGTTCCTTTGGGGATCGGCGCTCAATCCTCTGTGCGAATGATGGCCTTCTCTCAGACCCTCGATGCCGCCAGCCTTATGAACGTCTTCGCCGACTGGATGGCGTCGCAGCGATGGTCTGATCTCAAGCAGCTCTTCGAGTTCTGGATCCGATCCCTCGATGCAACTGGGAAGCTGAACACGCCCGACGTGAATATCTATAACCATTACTTGAGGGCTAATCTCATGATGGGGGCCTCCCCCGGGGAGTTGTTGGATCTCGTGGTGCAGATGCAGGACTACCAAATTACGCCCAACACTGCGTCATATAATCTAGTGCTTAAGGCCATGCACCAAACTCGGGAGAGCGAGGCCGCTGAGAAGCTCATCGATCG GATGCTGCAGACAGGCACTGCACCAGATGATGAATCATATAATTTGGTTATTGGCCTGCTTATTACGATGAATCAGATTGATTTAGCCCTGAGGTACATGGATTTGACACTGAAATCTGGGTACATGGTGTCAATGAATGTGTTCACAGACTGTGTTCGGTGTTGTGTTACTGCTGGGAGATTGGATGTATTGGCATCAATAATAGAGAAATGCAAG aCAACTGAACAGAACAAATCCCTGTGCCCACCGTGGAATTTGTGTAACTACATCGCCGATGTTGCGTTGCAAGCAGATCATAGCAAATTGGCATTCTTTGCCTTGGAATTTCTTGCTCGGTGGATTGCTCGTGGTGAAAATGCAAGACCACCTGTTCTGCTTTCAGTGGATGAAGGGTTAGTTGTGTCGGCATTTGGTACTTCTGGCAGAACCTATAATTCAACTCTATTAGATGCTGCTTGGTCAATCCTGAGGCGCTCATTGCGTCAAAAGAGGGCTCCAAACCCAGAAACTTACCTCTCAAAAATATATTCGCATGCATCACTGGGACAGCTTCAACGTGCTTTTAGTACCCTCAGTGAATTTGAAAATGCTTATGGAAATTCCGGTGAAGCTGAAGAGGAGCTGTTTTCCCCGTTCACCTCTTTATACCCACTGGTTGTTGCTTGCTGCAAAAATGGCTTCTCAACATTGGACTCG GTGTATGTTCAACTAGAGAATTTGAGCAATGCAGATCCTCCATACAAATCTGTTGCCGCACTCAACTGTGTAATCCTTGGCTGTGCCAATATATGGGACCTTGATAGAGCCTATGAGACTTTTGAGGCCATCGGCGGGAAGCTTGGAATGGCACCAGACATCCATTCTTATAATGCTTTAATTTGTGCATTCGGAAAGCTTAAAAAG ACATCCGAAGCCTCAAAGGTGTTTGAGCATCTAGTAAGCCTGGGTGTGAAGCCGAATGCCACCACATTTGCATTGCTTGTTGATGCGCATCTTATCAACCGAGACCAAAAGGCCGCCCTCTCTGTAATAGATGACATG GTCAAGTCTGGTTTGGCTCCTTCCAAAGAGACACTGAAGAAGGTGAGGAGGCGCTGTTCGCGAGAGATGGACTTTGATAGTGACGAAAAGGTTCAGTCGCTCGCTCGGCAGTTTAATTACAGGATGGGCGGCGAATTTCGCAGGGAGATGCTTTACAATCTGGAATACAGTACTGAGTACTAG
- the LOC120283691 gene encoding uncharacterized protein LOC120283691 — MWVVDMMLGVVLWVVLSVVIPMFGFVVMIYLVIVCAVFMMLRVGLMMLRVVRIINRDKYSQLEGNLPDIQEFVEIIDAFQDIMSVVVLKMLLIISRMLRYQMKKKMERVRDDLKKLQERLEKAYRNLEYADEEMMIVPYGTTNTLFHNLRAVCNDLQDISDDLFMHEDKLKTMAIVQIYEVVHILNSKGF, encoded by the exons TTGGGGGTTGTGTTGTGGGTTGTGTTGTCTGTTGTTATACCAATGTTTGGCTTTGTTGTTATGATATATCTGGTCATTGTGTGTGCTGTTTTTATGATGTTGCGGGTTGGTCTTATGATGTTGCGGGTTGTTCGTATCATCAATAGGGATAAATACAGCCAGCTGGAAGGAAATCTACCAGACATCCAAGAGTTCGTTGAAATAATAGATGCCTTTCAAGATATAATGTCGGTCGTTGTTCTTAAGATGTTACTGATCATATCGCGGATGTTGCGGTatcagatgaagaagaaaatggagAGAGTGAGGGATGATCTCAAGAAGTTACAAGAAAGGCTAGAAAAGGCCTACCGCAACTTGGAGTATGCTGATGAGGAGATGATGATTGTCCCGTATGGCACCACCAACACCTTGTTTCATAATTTGAGAGCTGTTTGTAATGACTTGCAAGACATcagtgatgatttatttatgcaTGAGGATAAATTGAAGACAATGGCTATAGTGCAGATTTACGAG GTGGTTCATATTCTAAATTCAAAAGGATTCTGA